A single Elephas maximus indicus isolate mEleMax1 chromosome 2, mEleMax1 primary haplotype, whole genome shotgun sequence DNA region contains:
- the UBTD2 gene encoding ubiquitin domain-containing protein 2 isoform X1 translates to MGGCVGAQHDSSGSLNENSEGTGVALGRNQPLKKEKPKWKSDYPMTDGQLRSKRDEFWDTAPAFEGRKEIWDALKAAAHAFESNDHELAQAIIDGANITLPHGALTECYDELGNRYQLPVYCLAPPINMIEEKSDIETLDIPEPPPNSGYECQLRLRLSTGKDLKLVVRSTDTVFHMKRRLHAAEGVEPSSQRWFFSGRPLTDKMKLEELKIPKDYVVQVIVSQPLQNPTPVEN, encoded by the exons tTGCTTTAGGTCGTAACCAgcctttgaaaaaggagaaaccaAAATGGAAAAGCGATTATCCTATGACAGATGGACAACTGCGCAGCAAGAGGGATGAATTTTGGGATACTGCACCAGCTTTTGAAGGCCGCAAAGAGATCTGGGATGCCTTGAAGGCTGCAGCACATGCTTTTGAGAGTAACGATCATGAACTGGCGCAAGCAATCATTGACGGTGCAAACATCACATTACCACATG GTGCACTTACAGAATGCTATGACGAACTGGGAAACAGATACCAGCTTCCAGTCTACTGCTTGGCACCACCAATTAACATGATAGAAGAAAAGAGTGACATAGAGACTCTGGATATTCCTGAGCCACCACCCAACTCTGGTTATGAATGTCAGCTCCGTTTGCGCCTTTCCAcaggcaaagacctcaaactagTGGTCCGCAGTACAGACACGGTATTCCACATGAAGAGGCGGTTACATGCAGCAGAAGGAGTAGAACCAAGCAGTCAGCGTTGGTTCTTTTCTGGCAGACCTCTCACTGACAAAATGAAGTTGGAAGAACTGAAGATCCCAAAGGACTATGTTGTACAGGTTATAGTGAGCcaacctttgcagaacccaacACCAGTTGAGAACTGA
- the UBTD2 gene encoding ubiquitin domain-containing protein 2 isoform X2, with translation MSSVALGRNQPLKKEKPKWKSDYPMTDGQLRSKRDEFWDTAPAFEGRKEIWDALKAAAHAFESNDHELAQAIIDGANITLPHGALTECYDELGNRYQLPVYCLAPPINMIEEKSDIETLDIPEPPPNSGYECQLRLRLSTGKDLKLVVRSTDTVFHMKRRLHAAEGVEPSSQRWFFSGRPLTDKMKLEELKIPKDYVVQVIVSQPLQNPTPVEN, from the exons tTGCTTTAGGTCGTAACCAgcctttgaaaaaggagaaaccaAAATGGAAAAGCGATTATCCTATGACAGATGGACAACTGCGCAGCAAGAGGGATGAATTTTGGGATACTGCACCAGCTTTTGAAGGCCGCAAAGAGATCTGGGATGCCTTGAAGGCTGCAGCACATGCTTTTGAGAGTAACGATCATGAACTGGCGCAAGCAATCATTGACGGTGCAAACATCACATTACCACATG GTGCACTTACAGAATGCTATGACGAACTGGGAAACAGATACCAGCTTCCAGTCTACTGCTTGGCACCACCAATTAACATGATAGAAGAAAAGAGTGACATAGAGACTCTGGATATTCCTGAGCCACCACCCAACTCTGGTTATGAATGTCAGCTCCGTTTGCGCCTTTCCAcaggcaaagacctcaaactagTGGTCCGCAGTACAGACACGGTATTCCACATGAAGAGGCGGTTACATGCAGCAGAAGGAGTAGAACCAAGCAGTCAGCGTTGGTTCTTTTCTGGCAGACCTCTCACTGACAAAATGAAGTTGGAAGAACTGAAGATCCCAAAGGACTATGTTGTACAGGTTATAGTGAGCcaacctttgcagaacccaacACCAGTTGAGAACTGA
- the EFCAB9 gene encoding EF-hand calcium-binding domain-containing protein 9, which produces MKLKQGSFLWYLYLDKIYCLLSVRNVKALIEYFQLLDVHRKNTLNDVLFFHFLHHVTNLNRPQIMIIFDMLDWNAVGEIGFDQFYMLVCILLSHQNHLEEQFIYRHSRPVFELLDLDGDLRISLDDLKLYNFLFNIKKQELKELYHNFDITGDHRLNYKEFKLFTLFSIDKYQERQKAEKKKQHLLNKTVSKQDF; this is translated from the exons ATGAAACTAAAGCAAGGATCGTTTCTGTGGTACCTCTATCTGGACAAAATATACTGCTTGTTATCTGTGAGAAATGTGAAGGCCTTAATCGAATATTTTCAACTTCTTGATGTACACCGAAAGAACACCTTGAATG ACGTGCTGTTCTTTCACTTCCTGCATCATGTGACGAACCTGAACCGGCCACAGATCATGATTATATTTGACATGCTGGACTGGAATGCTGTGGGCGAGATTGGCTTTGACCAGTTCTACATGTTGGTTTGCATACTCCTGTCACATCAG aACCACTTGGAAGAGCAATTTATTTATCGCCATTCCCGGCCTGTCTTTGAGCTGCTTGACCTGGATGGGGACCTGAGAATTAGCCTGGATGACTTAAAGTTGTACAACTTTCTCttcaatattaaaaaacaggaactCAAAGAGCTCTACCATAACTTTGACATCACAGGTGACCAT CGTCTTAATTACAAGGAATTTAAGCTGTTTACTCTCTTCTCCATTGACAAATACCAGGAGAGGCAGAAAGCTGAGAAGAAGAAACAGCACCTCCTCAATAAGACAGTGTCAAAACAAG ATTTCTGA